The genome window GTTGCAACAGCAATCTGATGCACCGGCTCGCTGGTGGCAAGTCCGATTATCAGGTCCAGCATTTTTTCCAGCAAGTCCATGGCAATCAACAACTGTTTCCGCGCCAAAATGGCGCAGAGCAATAGCCCTGCCCCCAGATAAAAAACCATCTCGGTGTTGAGCCAGTAGGAAATATAAAGCAAAAACGTCCAACCCAGAATCGATAGCGAGAGCGCGTTGGCGATTGTATAAGTCATCCTGATATTCAGCCGCTGTATTAGCTTGAGGGCGAATCGCGTAACTGTCATTGTGACAAGCAGTAAAATTATATGGCTGAAATAGCGGGCTATAGCGATAGCGGTGGGAATGATGCCTATGGCGGCGCAAATCCATACGATAAAAATAGAAACATAGTTTTGCCGGATAATGGGTATATCGGCAATGGCTCCACCGAAGTACATAACCCCTGTTGCCAGCGTGATGTAAATTGTCAGCCGCAATGCGTACTTGGAAAATATTCCCGCGCTGTCTGACGCGGAAGAATTTGTATACGCCTTCAGGAAAAATGCATGATAGCGATTGCACAAACCAATTAATCCTGCCGGAGCGTATTTGAACAGCGAATCCTCAATCGCAGACATATTTCTCATAAGATAGGGAAATATGAATGTTGTGAGCATTGCTGTTGCCACCATTATGCCGTAGAGCCACTCTTGCGTCAAACCGCCTGCGGCTCCCGCTGCCGCGAGTATGAATGAAAACTCGCCTATTTGCGCACTGCTTAATCCCACTTTTATAGCCATGCGTAAGTCATAACCGGCGATTACCGAAGCGATTATGCCCCAGAAGCTCCGCCCGATAATCGTTATAAACAGGATAAGCGTAACCGGCAGCCAGTTCGATATTACGCTGCGCGGGTCCACCAGCATCCCGGCTGCGACAAAAAACAATGCGCTGAACATGTCTTGCAACGGAGTGGTCCAATTATCTATTTCATCCCTATGCGGCGAAGCCGCTACGATAGCGCCCATAAGAAAAGTGCCGAGCGCGATGGAAAAATTAAAATGTGCCGCGATGAATGCGCCCGCAAAACATAATCCAAGAGCGGAAATGCCCGTCAATTCCCTGTTTCGCAGGTTGGCTACCGCGTCAAGTATTTTCGGGACCAGCATCAATCCAAGCGTCAAAAAGAGCAGTATGAAAAATATTATTTTTATGAAGGTCAACGTTGTGGCTGAAGCTAGGCTCGCGGATTGCGCGCTGAAGCCGGAAACAACGGACAGTATTATCATGGCGATGATATCGTCGCATATCATCAGGCCAAATACCGCCCGCGCAAAGGTTTCCTGCGTTACTTTGAGGTCAAAAAATACTTTAGCTATAATAGTGCTGCCGCTTATAGATAGAATCGCACCCAGCAGCAGACTGCTTGGCAGCGACCAGCCCAACAGTTTTCCGGCCAGTAAACCTGTCAGCAGCATGCCTCCTACCACTAT of Elusimicrobiaceae bacterium contains these proteins:
- a CDS encoding cation:proton antiporter → MTIATIVMYACHRLRQPSIIGYLFAGLIIGPYTPPFSLVTDIASIRSISELGLVFLMFSLGLEFNLPRLRKAGMPAAITAIIVVGGMLLTGLLAGKLLGWSLPSSLLLGAILSISGSTIIAKVFFDLKVTQETFARAVFGLMICDDIIAMIILSVVSGFSAQSASLASATTLTFIKIIFFILLFLTLGLMLVPKILDAVANLRNRELTGISALGLCFAGAFIAAHFNFSIALGTFLMGAIVAASPHRDEIDNWTTPLQDMFSALFFVAAGMLVDPRSVISNWLPVTLILFITIIGRSFWGIIASVIAGYDLRMAIKVGLSSAQIGEFSFILAAAGAAGGLTQEWLYGIMVATAMLTTFIFPYLMRNMSAIEDSLFKYAPAGLIGLCNRYHAFFLKAYTNSSASDSAGIFSKYALRLTIYITLATGVMYFGGAIADIPIIRQNYVSIFIVWICAAIGIIPTAIAIARYFSHIILLLVTMTVTRFALKLIQRLNIRMTYTIANALSLSILGWTFLLYISYWLNTEMVFYLGAGLLLCAILARKQLLIAMDLLEKMLDLIIGLATSEPVHQIAVAT